A single window of [Clostridium] hylemonae DSM 15053 DNA harbors:
- the mtaB gene encoding tRNA (N(6)-L-threonylcarbamoyladenosine(37)-C(2))-methylthiotransferase MtaB: MKKVALHNLGCKVNAYETEAMQELLAQHGYEIVPFEEGADVYIINTCTVTNMADRKSRQMLHRARKMNPSAVIVAAGCYVQARGEDADDCIDIVIGNNRKKDLIRILEEYEDGRWETGEGLLDIDHTDEYEELNVSRTAEHTRAYIKVQDGCNQFCSYCIIPYARGRVRSRKRESVLAEVRRLAEGGYKEVVLTGIHLSSYGVDTGDDLLRLIEAVHGTDGIERIRLGSLEPRIVTEEFAQALAGLPKICPHFHLSLQSGCNATLKRMNRRYTAEEYFEKCELLRRYFRDPALTTDVIVGFPGETDAEFEESRAFIDRVDFYETHVFKYSKREGTKAAGMEDQVPDEVKTARSSVLLELSRRKQAAYEEKLIGTTVEVLMEETVMRGGELYETGHTKEYVKIGRKGSENLTNKVINVEIESPLQIIH; encoded by the coding sequence ATGAAGAAAGTAGCGCTGCATAATCTTGGATGCAAAGTCAACGCCTATGAGACAGAGGCGATGCAGGAACTTCTTGCGCAGCACGGATACGAGATCGTTCCGTTTGAAGAAGGAGCGGATGTATATATTATCAATACTTGTACGGTGACAAATATGGCGGACCGGAAGTCGAGACAGATGCTCCACCGGGCGAGAAAGATGAATCCGTCTGCTGTTATTGTCGCCGCAGGCTGCTACGTGCAGGCCCGGGGAGAGGATGCGGACGACTGCATCGATATCGTGATAGGAAATAACCGCAAGAAAGATCTGATCCGGATTCTTGAGGAATATGAGGACGGAAGGTGGGAGACAGGAGAAGGCCTTTTGGACATCGATCATACCGATGAGTATGAGGAGCTGAACGTAAGCCGCACCGCAGAACACACGCGGGCATATATCAAAGTCCAGGACGGGTGTAACCAGTTCTGTTCTTACTGTATCATTCCGTACGCAAGAGGCCGTGTCAGAAGCAGAAAACGGGAGAGCGTGCTGGCAGAGGTAAGAAGGCTGGCAGAAGGCGGATATAAAGAGGTCGTGCTCACGGGGATCCATCTCAGTTCTTATGGAGTGGATACAGGCGATGACCTGCTCCGTCTGATCGAAGCGGTCCACGGGACAGACGGCATTGAGCGTATCCGGCTTGGCTCTCTGGAACCGAGGATCGTCACAGAAGAGTTTGCGCAGGCGCTTGCCGGATTACCGAAGATCTGCCCCCACTTCCACCTGTCGCTGCAGAGCGGCTGCAATGCCACACTGAAGCGGATGAACCGCCGTTATACGGCGGAAGAATATTTTGAAAAATGTGAGCTGCTTCGGAGATACTTCCGCGATCCGGCGCTGACAACAGATGTGATCGTAGGATTTCCGGGGGAGACAGACGCAGAGTTTGAGGAGTCCAGAGCGTTTATCGACCGGGTGGACTTTTACGAGACGCATGTGTTCAAGTATTCAAAACGGGAGGGAACGAAGGCTGCCGGGATGGAGGACCAGGTGCCGGACGAAGTAAAGACGGCGCGCAGCAGTGTGCTGCTGGAGCTCAGCCGCAGGAAGCAGGCGGCCTATGAGGAGAAACTCATCGGGACGACGGTGGAAGTGTTGATGGAGGAGACGGTCATGCGCGGCGGAGAACTTTATGAGACAGGCCACACGAAGGAATATGTCAAAATTGGACGAAAAGGGTCGGAAAATCTCACAAATAAGGTCATAAATGTAGAAATTGAGAGTCCTTTGCAAATAATACATTGA
- a CDS encoding HPr family phosphocarrier protein: protein MKTVQISLNSIDKVKSFVNEITKFDYDFDLVSGRYVIDAKSIMGIFSLDLSKPIDLNIHADNDVDTVLDILKPYIVD, encoded by the coding sequence ATGAAAACAGTTCAGATCTCTTTAAATTCCATCGACAAAGTTAAGTCTTTTGTAAATGAAATCACTAAATTTGATTATGATTTTGATTTAGTATCCGGAAGGTATGTCATCGACGCGAAGTCCATCATGGGAATCTTCAGTCTCGATCTGTCAAAACCGATCGACCTGAACATCCACGCGGACAATGATGTGGATACTGTTTTAGATATCCTGAAACCATATATCGTAGACTAA
- the thiI gene encoding tRNA uracil 4-sulfurtransferase ThiI, translated as MRFHTFLLKYGEIGIKGKNRYLFEDALVRQVRFALRDVDGEFQVYKSQARIYVDCEGDYDFEETVEHLKRVFGIVGICPVVRMEDKGFDELKKDVVAYMDELYPDKKMTFKVEARRARKTYPRTSMEINCDIGEAILEAFPDIRVDVHQPDVMLHIEVRDCIYVYSKIIPGPGGMPVGTNGKAMLLLSGGIDSPVAGYMIAKRGVGIEATYFHAPPYTSERAKQKVVDLARLVSRYSGPVKLHVVNFTDIQLYIYDQCPHDELTIIMRRYMMRIAEHFAKKDGCLGLITGESIGQVASQTMQSLAATNDVCTLPVYRPVIGFDKQEIVDIAEKIGTFETSIQPFEDCCTIFVAKHPVTKPNVEVIRRSEEKLSEKIDELVDKALETVEIIEIK; from the coding sequence ATGAGATTTCATACATTTTTGTTAAAATACGGAGAAATTGGAATTAAGGGAAAAAACCGGTATTTATTTGAGGATGCCCTTGTGCGGCAGGTGAGATTTGCCCTGCGTGACGTGGACGGTGAATTTCAGGTCTATAAGTCTCAGGCGAGGATCTACGTGGACTGCGAAGGGGACTATGATTTTGAGGAGACGGTGGAGCATCTGAAGCGGGTATTTGGGATCGTGGGGATCTGCCCGGTCGTCCGTATGGAGGACAAGGGGTTTGACGAACTGAAAAAGGATGTGGTGGCGTACATGGACGAGCTGTATCCTGACAAAAAGATGACGTTCAAGGTGGAGGCTAGACGTGCCAGAAAGACGTATCCGAGGACGTCCATGGAGATCAACTGTGATATCGGGGAGGCCATTTTGGAGGCGTTCCCTGATATCCGCGTAGATGTGCATCAGCCGGATGTGATGCTCCACATTGAAGTGAGAGATTGTATCTATGTGTACTCCAAGATCATACCGGGGCCGGGAGGGATGCCGGTAGGCACGAACGGGAAGGCGATGCTGCTTCTGTCCGGCGGTATTGACAGTCCGGTGGCCGGATATATGATCGCAAAGCGCGGAGTCGGGATCGAGGCCACTTATTTTCATGCGCCTCCGTACACGAGCGAGCGGGCGAAGCAGAAGGTAGTGGATCTGGCCAGGCTCGTATCGAGGTACTCTGGACCGGTGAAGCTTCATGTTGTGAACTTTACGGATATACAGCTCTATATTTATGACCAGTGCCCCCACGACGAACTGACGATAATCATGAGACGGTACATGATGCGCATTGCGGAGCATTTTGCGAAAAAAGACGGCTGTCTCGGCCTGATCACCGGGGAGAGCATCGGACAGGTGGCGAGCCAGACGATGCAGAGTCTTGCGGCCACCAACGATGTATGTACGCTTCCGGTCTACCGGCCGGTCATTGGATTCGACAAGCAGGAGATCGTGGACATCGCGGAAAAGATCGGCACGTTCGAGACATCCATTCAGCCGTTTGAAGACTGCTGCACCATATTTGTGGCGAAGCATCCGGTGACAAAGCCGAATGTGGAAGTGATCCGCCGCTCGGAAGAAAAGCTGTCGGAAAAGATAGACGAGCTTGTAGACAAGGCGCTTGAGACCGTGGAGATCATAGAGATCAAATAG
- a CDS encoding cysteine desulfurase family protein has protein sequence MKEIYLDNSATTRAYESVGDLVRKVMCEDYGNPSSMHTKGVEAEKYIKQAKERLAKLWKVQEKEIFFTSGGTESDNLALIGAARANKRAGKHLITSSIEHPAIINTMRYLEEEEGFRVTFLPVDKYGRIRLDALKAALCSDTILVSVMYVNNEVGSVQPIDEAASIVKAYNRNILFHVDAVQGFGKYRIYPKRMKVDMCSISGHKIHGPKGTGALYIGEQVKIKPVMYGGEQQKNVRSGTENVPGIAGLGLAAETIYTNLEEKVAAMRYLKAHFIEGVRKIENTTIHGLYDETSAPHIISVGFSGVRSEVLLHALEEKGIYVSSGSACSSNHPGISGVLKGIGAEQEYLDATLRFSMSEFTTEEEIDYTLDTLYNVVPMLRKYVRQ, from the coding sequence ATGAAAGAAATATATTTGGACAATTCTGCAACTACAAGAGCCTATGAAAGTGTGGGGGATCTCGTGCGCAAAGTTATGTGCGAAGATTACGGCAATCCTTCCTCCATGCACACGAAAGGCGTGGAGGCAGAAAAGTATATAAAGCAGGCCAAAGAAAGGCTGGCAAAGCTGTGGAAAGTTCAGGAAAAGGAGATCTTTTTCACCTCCGGCGGGACAGAGAGCGATAATCTGGCTCTCATAGGCGCCGCCAGGGCAAATAAGCGTGCGGGGAAGCATCTGATCACCTCGTCCATCGAACATCCGGCCATCATCAATACGATGCGTTATCTTGAGGAAGAAGAAGGATTCCGGGTGACATTTCTGCCGGTAGACAAGTATGGAAGGATCAGACTGGACGCTTTGAAGGCCGCTTTGTGCAGTGATACGATTCTCGTGTCGGTCATGTATGTAAATAACGAAGTCGGCTCCGTACAGCCTATTGACGAGGCGGCGAGCATCGTCAAGGCGTATAACCGCAACATACTTTTCCATGTGGACGCAGTACAGGGCTTCGGTAAGTACCGCATTTACCCGAAGCGTATGAAAGTGGATATGTGTTCCATCAGCGGGCACAAGATACACGGACCGAAAGGGACCGGCGCCCTCTACATCGGGGAACAGGTGAAGATAAAACCTGTCATGTACGGCGGAGAACAGCAGAAGAATGTCCGCTCCGGGACAGAGAACGTGCCCGGGATCGCAGGCCTGGGCCTTGCCGCGGAGACGATCTACACAAATCTGGAAGAGAAAGTGGCAGCGATGCGGTATCTAAAGGCGCACTTCATCGAAGGCGTCCGGAAGATCGAAAACACGACCATCCACGGCCTGTACGACGAGACTTCAGCCCCCCACATCATCAGCGTCGGCTTTTCCGGAGTCCGAAGCGAGGTGCTGCTGCACGCGTTGGAGGAAAAAGGCATATACGTCTCCTCCGGTTCCGCATGTTCCTCCAACCATCCGGGAATCAGCGGGGTGCTCAAAGGAATCGGCGCAGAACAGGAATATCTGGACGCCACACTCAGGTTCAGCATGTCCGAGTTCACAACAGAAGAAGAGATTGACTATACGCTGGATACACTATATAATGTAGTACCAATGTTAAGGAAATATGTCAGACAATAA
- a CDS encoding 16S rRNA (uracil(1498)-N(3))-methyltransferase: MQHFFVTPFQVGNGYIFIEGQDVNHMKNVLRMKPGEELTVSDGDNRKFLCAVDRYEEGQAVLKICREEMSDTELASRICLFQGLPKQDKMELIVQKAVELGVSEVVPVMTRRSVVRLDEKKAARKVERWQSIAGSASKQAGRGYIPKVAPVAGFGEALRQASAMDVLLIPYELAEGMQETKRVISSIVPGQSVGVFIGPEGGFEREEVELAVEAGAVPITLGRRILRTETAGLTTLSVLMFHLEG, from the coding sequence ATGCAGCATTTTTTTGTGACGCCGTTTCAGGTCGGGAACGGTTATATTTTCATAGAGGGCCAGGATGTCAATCACATGAAAAATGTCCTGCGCATGAAGCCGGGGGAAGAGCTGACGGTCAGTGACGGCGACAACCGGAAGTTTCTCTGCGCCGTCGATCGTTATGAAGAAGGGCAGGCTGTCCTGAAGATATGCAGGGAAGAGATGTCAGACACGGAACTTGCGTCCAGGATCTGTCTGTTTCAGGGACTTCCGAAGCAGGACAAGATGGAGCTGATCGTACAGAAGGCGGTGGAACTTGGCGTCTCTGAGGTCGTGCCTGTGATGACGAGACGCTCGGTCGTCAGGCTGGATGAAAAGAAGGCGGCCAGAAAGGTGGAGCGGTGGCAGAGTATCGCCGGGAGCGCGTCCAAACAGGCCGGGCGGGGATATATCCCAAAGGTCGCTCCGGTGGCCGGTTTTGGCGAGGCGCTGCGGCAGGCTTCGGCCATGGATGTACTGCTCATACCTTATGAACTGGCGGAAGGAATGCAGGAGACGAAACGGGTGATATCATCCATCGTCCCGGGGCAGTCTGTCGGAGTGTTCATCGGTCCGGAGGGCGGATTTGAACGGGAGGAAGTGGAACTGGCCGTGGAGGCCGGCGCTGTGCCGATAACGCTTGGAAGGCGTATCCTGAGAACGGAGACGGCCGGTCTTACAACTTTGTCAGTTCTTATGTTCCATCTTGAAGGGTAG
- the prmA gene encoding 50S ribosomal protein L11 methyltransferase: protein MKWNQFRLKTTTEAEDIVSGMLMDVGIQGVQIEDRVPLTKEDKEQMFVDILPDIPEDDGTAYLTFYLGEEEDAGTILGQVRRGLEDMRSYLDVGECIIEESQTEDVDWVNNWKQYFHQFTIDDILVIPSWEEVEEKDSGRMVIHIDPGTAFGTGMHETTQLCIRQLRKYVGPDTEILDVGCGSGILGMLALKFGARYAVGTDLDPCAIDATHENMEANGISREQYEVMIGNIIDDREVQDKAGYDRYDIVAANILADVLVPLTPVICSHLKPGGIYITSGIIEEKEAVVVEAVKASGLAVLEVTHQGEWVSVTAQKKQEN, encoded by the coding sequence ATGAAGTGGAATCAATTTCGTTTAAAGACGACGACAGAGGCGGAAGATATTGTAAGCGGTATGCTGATGGACGTGGGCATACAGGGGGTGCAGATCGAGGACAGGGTCCCGCTCACGAAGGAGGACAAGGAGCAGATGTTTGTCGATATCCTCCCGGACATTCCGGAAGACGACGGGACGGCGTATCTGACCTTCTACCTCGGCGAGGAGGAAGACGCGGGAACGATCCTCGGACAGGTGCGGCGCGGGCTGGAAGACATGAGAAGTTATCTGGACGTGGGAGAGTGTATCATTGAAGAGTCACAGACAGAGGATGTAGACTGGGTGAACAACTGGAAGCAGTATTTCCACCAGTTTACGATAGATGATATACTTGTCATTCCGTCCTGGGAAGAGGTGGAGGAAAAAGACAGCGGCAGAATGGTCATTCATATCGACCCGGGCACGGCGTTTGGGACAGGCATGCATGAGACGACACAGCTCTGCATCCGGCAGCTCAGAAAATATGTGGGACCGGACACAGAGATCCTGGATGTCGGCTGTGGAAGCGGCATTCTCGGTATGCTGGCGCTTAAGTTCGGAGCCAGGTATGCGGTGGGAACGGACCTGGATCCATGTGCCATCGACGCGACCCATGAGAATATGGAAGCGAACGGGATCAGCCGGGAGCAGTACGAAGTCATGATCGGAAATATCATTGATGACAGAGAAGTTCAGGATAAGGCCGGCTATGACAGATATGACATTGTGGCGGCAAATATTCTGGCCGATGTGCTCGTGCCGCTCACACCTGTCATATGCTCCCACCTGAAGCCGGGCGGGATCTATATAACGAGCGGCATCATTGAGGAAAAGGAAGCTGTGGTGGTGGAGGCTGTAAAGGCATCGGGCCTTGCGGTGCTGGAGGTGACACACCAGGGAGAATGGGTCTCCGTCACAGCGCAGAAAAAGCAGGAGAATTGA
- a CDS encoding manganese efflux pump MntP family protein: MALYELFIIAVGLSMDAFAVSVCKGLAMKKCTWTKAGVVGLYFGVFQAVMPFVGYLLGVQFKDVITSVDHWIAFVLLGIIGANMVREARTGCDSCGEEDESLDVRTMLGLAVATSIDALAVGVTFAFLRVSIVPAVSFIGVITFTISVAGVKIGNVFGTKYKSRAELAGGVILILMGCKILLSHLGLL, translated from the coding sequence ATGGCATTGTACGAGTTATTTATTATTGCGGTGGGACTGTCGATGGACGCGTTTGCAGTTTCTGTCTGTAAGGGCCTCGCCATGAAAAAGTGCACGTGGACGAAGGCGGGCGTCGTTGGGTTATATTTTGGGGTGTTTCAGGCGGTCATGCCGTTTGTCGGATATTTACTCGGCGTACAGTTCAAAGATGTGATAACGTCGGTGGATCACTGGATCGCGTTTGTCCTTCTTGGGATAATCGGAGCCAATATGGTGAGGGAGGCGCGCACCGGCTGCGATTCATGCGGGGAGGAAGATGAATCCCTCGATGTGCGCACGATGCTCGGCCTTGCGGTGGCTACGAGCATCGACGCGCTGGCTGTCGGGGTCACCTTTGCGTTTCTGCGCGTCTCCATTGTACCGGCGGTAAGTTTTATTGGTGTGATCACATTTACAATATCCGTCGCAGGTGTTAAAATAGGCAATGTATTCGGAACGAAATATAAATCCAGGGCAGAGCTGGCAGGCGGGGTGATACTCATCCTTATGGGATGCAAGATCCTGCTCTCTCATCTGGGACTATTATAG
- a CDS encoding glycoside hydrolase family 25 protein has translation MLDGSKAAYRRRCLEGAIVLAAALLLYVCSGADGRMNGGRAASDPSGKDEDKRTYTFVDVEGAVYEADYLEGLPGCSYEYERLKEKEGYKYYTGKDGTVVSRAGIDVSEYQQSVDWAQVREAGIEFAMIRVGYRGYGSSGKLVEDKLFRAHMDGTLGAGLEVGVYFFSQAVSEEEALEEARFVLERIREYEITYPVAFDTEEIKDDESRTDGLSREQFTDNCIAFCDSVEEAGYDSLIYANMKWMAFTLELERLADYDKWYADYESVPQCPYEFSMWQYSESGTVPGVEGSVDLNIDFENN, from the coding sequence ATGTTGGACGGTTCAAAAGCCGCATACCGCAGACGGTGCCTGGAAGGCGCCATCGTGCTGGCAGCAGCGCTGCTTCTGTACGTCTGCTCCGGGGCGGACGGGAGAATGAACGGGGGAAGAGCCGCTTCGGATCCATCCGGGAAAGACGAGGACAAACGGACATACACCTTCGTCGATGTGGAAGGGGCTGTCTATGAGGCGGATTATCTGGAAGGACTTCCCGGCTGCAGTTATGAGTATGAGAGGCTGAAAGAAAAGGAAGGTTACAAATATTATACCGGTAAGGACGGCACAGTGGTATCACGGGCCGGAATAGACGTATCCGAATATCAGCAGTCTGTAGACTGGGCGCAGGTGCGGGAGGCCGGAATAGAGTTTGCCATGATAAGAGTCGGCTATCGGGGCTATGGAAGCTCCGGAAAGCTTGTGGAGGATAAGCTGTTCCGGGCGCATATGGACGGCACCCTCGGCGCGGGTCTGGAAGTGGGTGTCTATTTTTTCTCACAGGCGGTCTCAGAGGAAGAGGCGCTTGAGGAGGCCCGGTTCGTTCTGGAAAGGATCCGGGAATATGAGATCACTTATCCGGTCGCGTTCGACACGGAGGAAATCAAGGATGACGAGTCCAGGACAGACGGTCTTTCAAGGGAACAGTTTACGGATAACTGTATTGCTTTCTGCGACAGTGTAGAAGAGGCCGGTTACGACAGCCTGATCTATGCCAATATGAAATGGATGGCATTTACGCTGGAGCTTGAAAGGCTGGCGGATTATGATAAATGGTACGCAGACTATGAAAGTGTTCCCCAGTGCCCCTATGAGTTTTCCATGTGGCAGTATTCAGAGTCCGGCACAGTACCAGGGGTCGAAGGAAGTGTGGATCTAAACATAGATTTTGAGAATAATTAA
- a CDS encoding diguanylate cyclase, with the protein MDKRHKILIVDDTEMNRSLLSDMLGDEYEIAEAVNGLEAVQYLQKNENDIAIILLDIVMPVMDGFEVLAMMNKGKWIEHIPVIMISAETSSAYIDQAYDLGATDYISRPFDVKTVRRRVSNTIMLYAKQKMLQGMVTDQILEKEKNNYLMVEILSTIVEFRNGESGLHVMHIRIITEILLKALARRTEEYNLNSAAIALITNASALHDIGKISIAEEILNKPGKLTKEEFEIMKTHSAIGAEMLKSVPNHQNEGLVKVAYEICRWHHERYDGRGYPDGLKGEDIPIAAQVVSLADVYDALTSVRVYKPAYEHEKAMEMILHGECGAFNPVLLECLIEEGDHISKELKVRSLGGTMNNEMRNITSELLESGGITASDRTLNLLEQERIKYQFFASMSQEIQFEYNAETDMIMLSEWGANYLGTDEIALHPMDNPIIDEIIDHDALCEIRKNLRSATPAHPVVSGTYQLRIQGRERWCKLIARALWSDEEKCIYSGSIGKMIDIHEERLEMNMLKQAAAQDMLTSLYNHANAQKIISSMLKEDTDRRYGLILFDLDFFKNANDQHGHLFGDRVLKFVAKKILQNIRSEDIAARVGGDEFLIFAEYRDDFSYVVNRIFDSLADYYYNFKISISMGVAIYPKDGTTYEKLFQCADQALYSSKQEGRNQYKFYEKSMEGCLSVISPMDNEIED; encoded by the coding sequence ATGGATAAAAGACACAAGATATTAATCGTAGATGATACGGAAATGAACAGGTCTCTTCTGTCCGACATGCTCGGCGACGAGTATGAGATCGCGGAGGCGGTCAATGGTCTGGAGGCAGTACAGTATCTGCAGAAGAATGAAAATGACATTGCAATTATACTTCTCGATATCGTGATGCCGGTAATGGACGGTTTTGAAGTGCTTGCAATGATGAATAAAGGAAAGTGGATCGAGCATATTCCGGTCATTATGATATCGGCAGAGACGTCATCGGCTTATATCGACCAGGCATATGACCTGGGCGCGACAGACTATATAAGCAGGCCGTTTGACGTAAAGACGGTCAGGCGGCGTGTGAGCAATACGATCATGCTGTACGCAAAGCAGAAGATGCTGCAGGGTATGGTGACAGATCAGATACTGGAAAAAGAAAAGAATAATTATCTCATGGTAGAGATCCTGAGTACGATCGTCGAATTCCGTAACGGAGAGAGCGGCCTTCATGTCATGCACATCCGGATCATCACAGAGATCCTGCTCAAGGCGCTTGCGCGCCGGACGGAGGAATATAACCTGAACAGCGCAGCCATCGCCCTTATCACAAACGCATCCGCGCTTCACGATATCGGCAAGATATCCATAGCTGAGGAGATTTTGAACAAGCCAGGCAAGCTTACGAAGGAAGAATTTGAGATCATGAAGACCCACTCTGCCATCGGAGCCGAGATGCTTAAAAGTGTGCCGAACCATCAGAATGAAGGACTTGTGAAGGTGGCATATGAGATATGCCGCTGGCATCACGAGCGTTATGACGGGAGAGGCTATCCCGACGGACTGAAGGGGGAAGATATCCCGATAGCTGCTCAGGTAGTGTCGCTGGCGGATGTGTATGACGCGCTGACGAGTGTGCGTGTATATAAGCCCGCATATGAACATGAGAAAGCGATGGAGATGATACTGCACGGGGAATGCGGCGCGTTTAATCCGGTCCTGCTGGAATGCCTTATCGAAGAAGGAGACCATATTTCCAAAGAATTGAAGGTGCGTTCACTCGGCGGCACGATGAACAACGAGATGAGAAACATCACGTCGGAACTGCTAGAGTCGGGAGGCATAACCGCTTCGGACCGCACGCTGAACCTTCTGGAGCAGGAACGGATCAAGTATCAGTTCTTTGCGTCCATGTCGCAGGAGATCCAGTTTGAATATAATGCGGAGACAGACATGATCATGCTGTCCGAGTGGGGAGCCAACTATCTCGGCACGGACGAGATAGCCCTCCATCCGATGGATAATCCCATTATCGATGAGATCATAGACCACGACGCGCTCTGCGAGATCCGGAAGAACTTACGCAGCGCCACTCCCGCTCATCCTGTAGTGAGCGGCACGTATCAGCTGCGCATCCAGGGCAGGGAACGGTGGTGCAAACTGATCGCCCGCGCACTCTGGAGCGATGAGGAGAAGTGTATCTACAGCGGATCCATCGGCAAGATGATAGATATCCACGAGGAGCGGCTGGAGATGAACATGCTGAAGCAGGCGGCTGCCCAGGATATGCTCACCTCGCTGTATAATCATGCCAACGCGCAGAAGATCATTTCTTCCATGCTAAAAGAAGATACGGACCGGAGATATGGGCTGATACTGTTTGATCTGGACTTTTTCAAAAATGCCAACGACCAGCACGGCCATCTGTTTGGCGACAGGGTGCTGAAGTTTGTGGCAAAGAAGATACTGCAGAATATAAGAAGCGAAGATATCGCCGCCAGGGTCGGTGGAGATGAGTTTCTTATTTTCGCTGAATACAGGGATGATTTTTCCTATGTTGTGAACCGTATCTTTGATTCGCTCGCAGATTATTATTATAATTTTAAAATATCCATCAGTATGGGTGTTGCCATATATCCAAAAGACGGGACTACATATGAAAAGCTGTTCCAATGTGCCGACCAGGCGTTATATTCTTCCAAGCAGGAGGGAAGGAACCAGTATAAATTCTATGAAAAATCCATGGAGGGCTGTCTCTCGGTCATTTCCCCCATGGATAACGAGATCGAAGATTAG
- a CDS encoding AAA family ATPase translates to MNIKRAKNEIKDSIEAYLKKDEFGTYMIPAVRQRPILLMGPPGIGKTQIMEQIARECKIGLIAYTITHHTRQSAIGLPFIQEKEYGGKKYSVTEYTMSEIIAAVYDKIEQTGMQEGILFIDEINCVSETLAPTMLQFLQCKTFGNQKVPEGWVIVAAGNPPEYNKSVRDFDVVTLDRIKKIEVEENFEVWKEYAYTAEIHPAVLAYLELKKEYFYRIETTVDGKMFATARGWEDLSQLIKAYEVIGKRADREVVYQYIQHWKIAKDFANYLELFEKYKKDYGLLKVLEGQYSRDVLEQLRYAPFDERLSVVGILTGKLGELFRGYVMEDRYVTLLHGYLLRMKDNETLAAVTAAAQEEYERLRKAEQLDRREEEIYRRMLRALESYGQTVKREHLPQDEVFERVKEEFRKETEAREKAAEKAGSALDSAFDFMEDAFGDSQEMVAFIAELNTNHYSIQYLKEYGCDKYYRYNKRLLTDEQHEDIMGRLDEVEENMINL, encoded by the coding sequence ATGAATATAAAACGGGCAAAAAATGAGATCAAAGATTCTATTGAGGCTTACCTGAAAAAGGACGAGTTCGGCACGTATATGATACCCGCCGTCCGGCAGAGACCGATTCTGCTCATGGGGCCGCCGGGGATCGGAAAGACGCAGATAATGGAACAGATCGCGAGGGAATGTAAGATCGGGCTTATAGCCTATACGATCACCCATCATACGAGGCAGAGCGCGATCGGACTCCCCTTTATACAGGAAAAGGAGTATGGAGGCAAAAAGTATTCTGTGACCGAATACACGATGAGCGAGATCATCGCTGCAGTTTATGACAAGATAGAGCAGACGGGAATGCAGGAAGGAATTTTGTTCATCGATGAGATAAACTGTGTGTCGGAGACGCTGGCGCCGACAATGCTCCAGTTTCTCCAGTGCAAGACATTCGGCAATCAGAAGGTGCCGGAAGGCTGGGTGATCGTGGCGGCGGGGAATCCTCCTGAGTATAACAAGTCTGTCAGAGATTTTGATGTCGTCACGCTGGACAGGATCAAGAAGATAGAGGTGGAGGAGAACTTTGAAGTCTGGAAGGAATACGCCTATACGGCTGAGATCCATCCTGCGGTCCTTGCCTATCTGGAATTAAAAAAGGAATACTTCTACAGAATAGAGACGACGGTGGACGGAAAGATGTTTGCCACCGCAAGAGGATGGGAGGATCTGTCCCAGCTCATCAAAGCATACGAAGTGATCGGGAAAAGGGCGGACAGAGAGGTCGTATATCAGTATATACAGCACTGGAAGATCGCCAAAGACTTTGCGAATTATCTGGAGCTGTTCGAGAAGTATAAGAAGGATTACGGACTTTTGAAGGTGCTTGAAGGCCAGTACAGCAGGGATGTGCTGGAGCAGCTTAGATATGCGCCGTTTGATGAACGTCTCAGTGTGGTCGGGATACTGACGGGAAAGCTTGGCGAATTATTCCGGGGCTACGTTATGGAAGACCGGTATGTTACCCTTCTGCACGGATATCTGCTCAGAATGAAAGACAATGAGACGCTTGCGGCTGTCACCGCTGCCGCGCAGGAGGAGTATGAGAGGCTGCGGAAAGCGGAACAGCTTGACAGGCGGGAAGAAGAGATATACAGACGTATGCTCAGAGCGCTGGAGTCATACGGGCAGACAGTCAAAAGAGAGCATCTGCCCCAGGATGAGGTATTTGAGCGGGTGAAGGAAGAATTCAGGAAAGAGACAGAAGCGAGAGAAAAAGCGGCAGAGAAGGCAGGAAGCGCGCTGGATAGCGCATTTGATTTTATGGAGGACGCTTTCGGGGACAGTCAGGAGATGGTGGCGTTTATCGCGGAGCTGAACACAAATCACTACAGCATTCAGTACCTGAAGGAATACGGCTGCGACAAATATTACCGCTATAATAAACGGCTTTTGACCGACGAACAGCATGAGGATATCATGGGCCGTCTGGATGAAGTGGAAGAGAATATGATTAACCTTTGA